AGAAGTCATTTTTGAACCAATTATGAATTCTTTGAAAAAATCTCATCTTAAATTGGTAGTCAAGATGGTCAATTGATTTTCCTTGAGGAATATATGAATTCAACAGAAAGAAGTGAGGTGTTTGAATTAGGATCAAACGGGTATCGGCAAGGGGGTCCTCACCATCATTAAAACCAAAATGAACCCTGATTGGCTCAAAGCGGGTCGCCACTGCAACTCCATTGTAGGCTTTTTGTCCTCGATAGATAATTTGATATCCAAGGTCGTGAAAAAAGTCAACCGGGAAGAATTCATCGGTTACTTTCGTCTCTTGTAAGGCTAATAGCTCTACCGGGTTTTTATGAAGCCACTGTTCTAATATTGGAAGGCGGGACCGGACTGAATTTACGTTAAAAGTTGCAATTTGGATTGGTTTCATAAATCCTCCTTTTTAAATTTTTTATTTATTCTTCTTTGGTATTGAGTTGATCCATTTCTTCGGCTATGGTTTCCCATTTTTGCATAAAGACGGCGAGTTCTTCGTTGATTTCTTTGAGCTCTTTCATTAAAGTTTGAACTTTTTCTGAATCAGTTAATATTGATGGATCACACAAGAGAGATTCATTTTCAGATTTTTTCTTTTCAAGTTTTGAGATGGCATCTTCAACCGGTAATAAACGACTTTGGATTTCTCTTTTTTTCCGGGAAAGGAAGTTTCTGGCTTCAGCTTCAATCCGTCGAATTTCCCGTTTTTTAGATTGAGCTGTCTTTTCTTTTTCAGACTGGTCTGAGTCACCAGAAGAAAGGGCTTGTCGTTGCTCTCTTTTTTCGTTGTAATAAGAATAATTCCCGGGATATTCGTAAATTTTGCCGTCCTGAATTTCGATTACCCGTTCAACTAAATTGTCAAGAAAATATCGGTCATGGGAAACGATGAGGACAGTTCCACTGTATTCCATTAAAGCTCTCTGAAAAAGTTCATTGGTACTCATATCAAGATGGTTAGTCGGTTCATCAAGAATTAAAAAATTGGTTTCATTCATGAGGATTTTTACTAAAGTTAACCGAGCTTTTTCTCCCCCAGATAAAACCGGAATCGGTTTATATATATCGTCTCCGGAAAAAAGAAAAGCTCCCAAGAGGTTTCTTTTTTCAATATCAAGCATTTTAGTAGGAATTGAGCTGATCTCTTCCCAAATAGTATGAGCATAATTAAGATTTTGCGCACTCTCTTGAGAAAAGAAGGCAATTTTTACTTTGTCACCATAAATAACTTGGCCCGAGGTGGGATCTTCATTGCCAGATATTATTCTGGTGAAGGTTGATTTTCCAGCTCCATTCACTCCGGCAAGAGCTACTTTTTCTCCTCGATAAAGAGAAAAATTTATATTCTTGAATACAAAACGGCTATCATATTTTTTGGATAAATTCTCGACTTTGAGAACTTCCAAACCACTCCTTTCGCCGGGAGGGAAGTGTATAGACACCGGTTTAGCTTCTTTCTCCATTTCAATCAGATTGAACTTTTCTAACATTTTAATTCGACTTTGAACTTGTGCTGCTTTGGTCGCTTTATAGCGAAATCGCTCAATAAAGGCTTCGGTCTTTTCGATTTTTTTCCGTTGGGTTTCAATTTCTTTTTCAATGAGTAAACGTTTTTGATCCTTTTCTTTTAAGTAGAAGGAATAATTCCCATGGTAGAGGTTCAATTTTCCATTAAAAATTTCGAAGGTTAGTTGGGTGATTTTATCTAAAAAACGCCGGTCATGGGAAATAGTAACCAGCGTACCCGAATAATCTTCGAGATACTTTTCCATCCATTCCATATTTTCAGTGTCAAGGTGATTGGTCGGTTCATCAAGTAACATGATATCGGGATTCGAAAGAAGAATTGAAGCTAAGAGTATTTTCATTTTCCAACCGCCGGAAAACTCAGTACACAACTTACTGTAATCTTTTTCCTCAAAACCCAAACCATGAAGAACTTTTTTGGATTTTGCTTCAAAAGAATATCCATCGAAGACTGAGAAGAGGTGTGAGGCTTCCTCATATTTTTTTAAAAGATTTTGATATTGGTCAGATTGAGGATCGGTAAATGCCATTTTATGTTCACAGGATTTGAGAGTGGTCTCAACTACTTTTAAGCCGGTAACATTTTTTAAAAAGTCTATAATGTTGATTGGTTCTAATTCCACCAAATCCTGAGGAAGATACCCGATGGTTTTATTATTTGGAACTTCTACCAAGCCCCGATCGGGAGTTGTCTTTCCAAGAATAATATGGAAAAGGGTCGTTTTACCGGTACCATTATTACCGACCAAGCCAATGCGATTTTTTTCGTTGATAGACAAAGAAAGACTATTAAATAGTGTCTTTCCGTTAAAGCTGAGATAAATGTCTTGGAGTTGTATCATTTTTAGCAATTCCCTATGACCATGATAAAATAACAAATATTTATTATATCAACTTTTTGCCTTAATGCCCAAAGTGAACTCGGTACAATAAATTACATTCTCCCTATTTTCCGTAGGAGCTTAATTTATCAAACCCATTTAAAATAATCGAGGAAAATTTATGAAAAATTTCTTACCAACCACCAAAAGCGAAATGAAAACCCGAGGATGGGATGAACTGGATTTTATCCTGGTTTCAGGAGATGCCTATGTTGATCATCCCTCCTTTGGAACGGCAATAATATCCCGTTATTTAGAGAGCCGTGGTTATCGAATTGGGATTTTGCCTCAACCTCGCTGGCAGGATGCTCGTGATTTCACCAGCTTAGGTAAGCCGCGTTTAGCTTTTTTAGTCACTGCTGGAAACCTCGATTCAATGGTGAATCATTATACTGTAGCGAAAAGAAAAAGAACCAAAGATGATTATTCACCGGCAGGAAAAACCGGTTTTCGGCCGGATCGAGCAACTATCGTCTATTCTCAGAAAATCCGTGAAGTCTATGGTGATATCCCAATCATACTGGGAGGGATCGAAGCCAGCCTGCGACGTTTAGCCCATTACGATTACTGGGAAAATCGGTTACGACCTTCACTGCTTCTTGATTCTGGTGCTGATCTGATCGTTTACGGTATGGGAGAAAAGGCGATTGGAGAAATTGCCGAGGCTTTGCAGGGCGGATTGGATATTAAGGATATTATCTATGTCAACGGAACAGTTTTTAAAACCAATAATCTTCAATATGCTTATC
The window above is part of the Candidatus Atribacteria bacterium ADurb.Bin276 genome. Proteins encoded here:
- the yheS gene encoding putative ABC transporter ATP-binding protein YheS; amino-acid sequence: MIQLQDIYLSFNGKTLFNSLSLSINEKNRIGLVGNNGTGKTTLFHIILGKTTPDRGLVEVPNNKTIGYLPQDLVELEPINIIDFLKNVTGLKVVETTLKSCEHKMAFTDPQSDQYQNLLKKYEEASHLFSVFDGYSFEAKSKKVLHGLGFEEKDYSKLCTEFSGGWKMKILLASILLSNPDIMLLDEPTNHLDTENMEWMEKYLEDYSGTLVTISHDRRFLDKITQLTFEIFNGKLNLYHGNYSFYLKEKDQKRLLIEKEIETQRKKIEKTEAFIERFRYKATKAAQVQSRIKMLEKFNLIEMEKEAKPVSIHFPPGERSGLEVLKVENLSKKYDSRFVFKNINFSLYRGEKVALAGVNGAGKSTFTRIISGNEDPTSGQVIYGDKVKIAFFSQESAQNLNYAHTIWEEISSIPTKMLDIEKRNLLGAFLFSGDDIYKPIPVLSGGEKARLTLVKILMNETNFLILDEPTNHLDMSTNELFQRALMEYSGTVLIVSHDRYFLDNLVERVIEIQDGKIYEYPGNYSYYNEKREQRQALSSGDSDQSEKEKTAQSKKREIRRIEAEARNFLSRKKREIQSRLLPVEDAISKLEKKKSENESLLCDPSILTDSEKVQTLMKELKEINEELAVFMQKWETIAEEMDQLNTKEE
- the xthA gene encoding Exodeoxyribonuclease III, which gives rise to MKPIQIATFNVNSVRSRLPILEQWLHKNPVELLALQETKVTDEFFPVDFFHDLGYQIIYRGQKAYNGVAVATRFEPIRVHFGFNDGEDPLADTRLILIQTPHFFLLNSYIPQGKSIDHLDYQFKMRFFQRIHNWFKNDFSLQDPLVWVGDMNVAPTAIDVANPEEKKNHVCFHEDVREVYYHTVNWGLIDLFRQFNSQPGEYSFWDYRERNSFRLNIGWRLDHILCTPSLAKFAVDCYIDKEPRGWEKPSDHTPVVACLQLN